A window of Nodularia sp. LEGE 06071 contains these coding sequences:
- a CDS encoding DNA phosphorothioation-associated putative methyltransferase → MPESLEIERHRAAIARNDISRPVRLAIEWAILNQETSFFDYGCGYGGDVQRVGNLGYSSAGWDPYYFPHDTITSADVVNLGYVLNVIEDQEERRQSLIHAWELTQQVLIVAAQVLINAPSKAQLAYSDGIVTRRNTFQKYYEQQELKTYIDEILNVDAVPVALGVYFVFRDEAAKESFKAIRFFSSTATPRVRIPSKRFEDYEAQLQPLMDFFAKRGRLPVKGELANQTELLSEFGNFRRAFNVVLQATDEAEWDAIAYRRSLDIQVYLALSHFEQRPSWQKLAPEMRHDIKAFFGNYAEACQVADQKLFSLGDPKVVQTACEKSKIGKHTRGALYVHVSALAALDPLLRIYESCASRTIGRVDGATLIKYNIEKPQISYLFYPDFDSDPHPALKASITIDLKSLYITHRDYAERTNPPILHRKENFVTSNYPRYEEFAQLTQQEQQLGLLKSKSEIGTRAGWEKCLAANKVKITGHQVEQIKEN, encoded by the coding sequence ATGCCCGAATCTTTAGAAATCGAGCGTCATCGAGCTGCGATCGCTCGTAATGATATCTCTCGCCCCGTGCGTTTAGCAATAGAATGGGCAATCCTCAATCAGGAAACCTCATTCTTTGATTACGGCTGTGGCTACGGTGGTGATGTGCAGCGAGTCGGCAATTTAGGCTATAGCAGTGCTGGTTGGGACCCGTACTATTTTCCCCATGACACCATTACCTCCGCCGATGTGGTCAATTTGGGCTATGTCCTGAATGTCATTGAAGACCAAGAGGAACGCCGTCAAAGTCTCATCCATGCGTGGGAACTGACTCAGCAGGTGTTAATTGTGGCGGCACAAGTATTAATTAATGCTCCTAGTAAAGCACAACTAGCTTACAGCGATGGGATTGTCACGCGTCGCAACACGTTTCAGAAATATTATGAACAACAAGAACTAAAAACGTATATAGACGAAATTCTCAATGTCGATGCAGTACCTGTAGCATTAGGTGTGTATTTCGTCTTTCGTGATGAAGCTGCAAAAGAAAGTTTTAAAGCTATCCGCTTCTTTTCTAGCACTGCTACACCGAGAGTTCGTATCCCCAGCAAGCGCTTTGAGGACTACGAAGCACAACTGCAACCACTTATGGACTTTTTTGCCAAACGGGGCAGATTACCCGTTAAAGGCGAATTAGCGAACCAAACAGAATTATTGAGTGAATTTGGAAACTTCCGCCGGGCTTTTAATGTGGTGTTACAAGCTACTGATGAAGCCGAATGGGATGCGATCGCCTATCGTCGTTCTTTAGATATCCAAGTATATCTTGCCCTTAGCCACTTTGAGCAACGTCCGTCATGGCAAAAACTAGCGCCAGAAATGCGTCACGATATCAAAGCCTTTTTCGGTAACTATGCAGAAGCCTGTCAAGTCGCTGACCAAAAACTCTTCAGCTTAGGTGATCCCAAAGTTGTGCAAACAGCTTGTGAAAAAAGCAAAATTGGTAAACATACACGAGGCGCACTTTATGTTCATGTTTCGGCACTCGCAGCATTAGATCCCTTGTTACGAATTTATGAAAGCTGTGCTAGTCGTACTATTGGACGCGTAGATGGAGCGACATTAATTAAATACAACATTGAAAAACCGCAAATATCCTATTTGTTTTACCCAGATTTTGACAGTGATCCCCATCCAGCCTTAAAAGCCAGTATCACTATTGACTTAAAAAGTTTATACATAACTCACCGTGATTATGCAGAAAGAACTAATCCGCCAATTCTGCACCGCAAGGAAAATTTTGTCACTTCTAACTACCCCCGCTATGAGGAATTTGCTCAACTGACTCAACAGGAACAGCAACTAGGACTACTCAAGTCCAAAAGTGAAATTGGGACTCGTGCCGGTTGGGAAAAATGCCTGGCTGCAAACAAGGTAAAAATCACAGGTCATCAAGTTGAGCAAATTAAGGAAAATTAA
- a CDS encoding ABC transporter permease — MGNQVVIIVGTFILLITGLLLGYVLSQLVLGFLAFNLLTVFGTFSLILIFCTLYYVLFWQLRREQSQVVPAHRPEQAQTQITEQIADNHLKNQLIAKLGGDAAAAERLIDQAKLNYPGMPETWYCERVIDDLERDQR, encoded by the coding sequence ATGGGGAACCAAGTAGTTATTATTGTCGGCACATTTATTCTCTTAATCACCGGCTTGTTACTCGGCTATGTTCTCTCACAGTTAGTTTTAGGGTTTCTAGCGTTTAACCTACTAACTGTCTTCGGAACATTCAGCCTAATTTTGATTTTTTGTACACTTTATTACGTTTTATTTTGGCAGCTACGCAGAGAACAATCACAGGTAGTACCAGCACACAGACCAGAACAGGCACAGACACAAATCACCGAGCAAATAGCCGATAACCATCTCAAAAACCAACTAATTGCTAAATTAGGCGGTGATGCTGCCGCAGCCGAGCGATTAATTGATCAGGCCAAGCTCAACTATCCGGGAATGCCAGAAACCTGGTATTGCGAGAGAGTCATTGATGACTTGGAACGCGATCAACGCTAA
- the dndE gene encoding DNA sulfur modification protein DndE produces the protein MESPIERIKLSQTAKDQLIKLRRTTKIDQWNILCRWAFCRSLAEATAPSPVPIPQDSNVEMTWRVFGGEMSDILLLALKQRCHNDGYPIDKDSLVTQFRLHLHRGIGYLAGDPNIKKIEDLIQLALKD, from the coding sequence ATGGAATCTCCCATCGAAAGAATTAAACTCTCTCAAACAGCTAAAGACCAACTGATTAAACTCAGACGGACTACAAAAATTGACCAATGGAACATTTTATGTCGTTGGGCATTTTGTCGTTCCCTCGCCGAAGCAACCGCACCCTCACCGGTACCAATTCCCCAAGATAGCAACGTGGAAATGACTTGGCGGGTATTTGGCGGCGAAATGTCCGATATCCTCCTCCTCGCTTTGAAACAACGCTGTCACAACGACGGCTACCCCATTGATAAAGACAGCCTCGTTACCCAATTTCGCCTGCACTTACATCGGGGAATTGGTTACTTAGCCGGTGATCCAAATATCAAGAAAATTGAAGATTTAATCCAACTGGCGCTCAAAGATTGA
- a CDS encoding GNAT family N-acetyltransferase, translating into MSEQLLPGYYIRRGSTLERSLLVKFMQRTYQDLFPQQDFAHLAQTVEQYLSQDTPLWWVEFLDEEDSPQPPIACLWVGNAIDQIQGDRHAHIFLLYVVPEHRRRGVGTALMKYVENWAIQRGDRQIGLQVWQSNPVALNLYNHLGYQTQSLWMVKSLHSHK; encoded by the coding sequence TTGTCTGAGCAACTGCTACCGGGTTACTATATTCGTCGCGGTTCCACACTAGAGCGATCGCTACTAGTAAAGTTCATGCAGCGAACTTACCAGGATCTATTTCCCCAGCAAGATTTTGCCCATCTAGCGCAAACCGTCGAGCAGTATTTGTCTCAGGACACACCGTTGTGGTGGGTAGAGTTTTTGGATGAGGAAGATTCTCCCCAACCTCCCATTGCTTGTCTCTGGGTCGGAAATGCCATAGATCAAATACAAGGCGATCGCCATGCTCACATTTTTCTGCTCTATGTCGTCCCAGAACATCGGCGGCGGGGTGTGGGTACAGCTTTGATGAAGTATGTGGAAAATTGGGCAATTCAAAGAGGCGATCGCCAAATCGGCTTACAAGTTTGGCAATCTAACCCAGTCGCCTTAAATCTTTACAATCATCTAGGTTATCAAACCCAATCCCTATGGATGGTAAAATCACTGCATAGTCATAAATAA
- a CDS encoding HEAT repeat domain-containing protein, protein MYDEEDLSLLDAEVDLESPLDKIEPLTAESEVVKPDPEVMLALLEDHQPQQRMLAARAFCDIEDPRATPHLIRLLTDTCPLVRVSAAYGIGRNPSPEAVEPLIVQLNKDWNGYVRKGVVWALGNCRDRRSLAPLADALRTDISAVRLWSASALAQMADVGYEAVVGAIPALIEALVQDPVAAVRSNCAWTIGQLCRELPSNIVYATAIDALIQAFAEDQDLGVREDAKASLLGVGDPRGLQLIETLEQEGWF, encoded by the coding sequence ATGTATGACGAAGAAGACCTAAGCTTACTTGATGCCGAGGTGGATCTAGAAAGCCCCCTGGATAAAATAGAGCCGCTAACTGCTGAATCTGAAGTGGTAAAGCCCGATCCAGAAGTGATGCTAGCACTTTTGGAAGATCATCAACCCCAGCAACGGATGCTAGCGGCTCGTGCTTTTTGTGATATTGAAGATCCACGGGCTACACCCCATTTAATTCGCCTGTTAACTGATACCTGTCCCTTGGTGCGAGTCAGTGCAGCCTATGGCATTGGACGCAATCCCAGTCCAGAAGCAGTAGAACCGTTAATTGTGCAACTGAACAAAGATTGGAATGGCTATGTCCGTAAAGGTGTAGTTTGGGCATTAGGGAATTGTCGCGATCGCCGTTCTCTAGCACCTCTAGCAGATGCCTTAAGAACTGATATTTCCGCCGTGCGTTTATGGTCGGCTAGTGCCTTAGCCCAGATGGCAGACGTAGGTTATGAAGCCGTTGTGGGAGCCATCCCAGCCCTAATTGAAGCCTTAGTTCAAGATCCCGTCGCCGCAGTGCGGAGTAACTGCGCTTGGACAATTGGGCAATTATGCCGGGAATTGCCATCTAACATAGTTTATGCTACAGCCATCGATGCCCTGATTCAAGCCTTCGCCGAAGACCAAGATTTGGGAGTCCGGGAAGACGCTAAAGCCTCACTATTAGGCGTAGGTGATCCTCGTGGTTTACAGTTGATTGAAACCCTAGAACAAGAGGGATGGTTTTAA
- a CDS encoding phosphomannose isomerase type II C-terminal cupin domain gives MSENENDVQSNIPESSDHSGARYWGNVEVIEEGESYRISRVEIKPRHGIKAQIHYHRNEHWVVVSGVAKVTCGEEEKLLNRNESTFVPAATLHKVENPGQIPLIILEIQNGEYLGEDDIERPYELNVVKPATENKQV, from the coding sequence ATGTCTGAGAATGAGAATGATGTTCAGTCAAATATCCCTGAATCTTCTGACCATTCAGGTGCAAGATACTGGGGTAATGTAGAGGTGATAGAGGAGGGGGAAAGCTATAGAATCAGTCGGGTTGAAATCAAGCCTAGACATGGGATTAAAGCACAAATCCATTATCACCGTAATGAGCATTGGGTTGTAGTCTCCGGTGTCGCTAAGGTAACTTGTGGAGAAGAGGAAAAGTTACTAAATCGAAATGAATCAACTTTTGTTCCCGCAGCGACTCTGCATAAGGTAGAGAACCCCGGACAGATTCCGTTGATTATTTTGGAAATTCAAAATGGTGAGTATTTGGGTGAGGATGACATTGAAAGACCTTATGAACTCAATGTTGTCAAGCCTGCGACTGAAAATAAACAAGTTTAA
- a CDS encoding AmpG family muropeptide MFS transporter → MKPVRSLLTVFGSRKMAALTLIGFSSGLPLFLTSRTLQAWMTVEGVDLTAIGLLSLVGLPYSLKFIWSPLIDRFTVPILGRRRGWLITLQIGLLMAIALMAFQQPKQALQLLAINAVAIAFLSASQDIAADAYRTDVLEELELGAGAAVFVLGYRIALLFTGSLALILADILPWSSVYLLMSLGMGIGIIATLFAPEPQETSPPESLAAAVILPFGEFFQRQGVVQGILVLLFIVLYKLGDSFVNNMSTPFLLQTGFTQTDIGAIQGGMGLIATIVGTLSGGVILSKIGLNRSLWLFGALQAVSNLAYYVLANLGQNYQALVLTINIENFCGGLGTAAFVAFLMNMCNQRFSATQYALLSSFMAVSRDILVAPAGSLAKSTGWPLFFIISMVAAIPGLLLLPFFAPWNPKPVAISRPGLEEDDEDLWGTK, encoded by the coding sequence ATGAAACCAGTGCGATCGCTACTGACAGTTTTCGGTAGCCGTAAGATGGCGGCTTTGACATTGATCGGTTTTTCCTCCGGTTTGCCATTGTTCTTAACCAGTAGAACTCTGCAAGCTTGGATGACTGTCGAAGGAGTGGATTTAACCGCCATTGGCTTATTAAGCCTTGTGGGTCTACCCTACTCGTTAAAATTTATCTGGTCGCCTTTAATAGACAGGTTTACCGTGCCAATTTTGGGTCGGCGGCGAGGCTGGTTAATTACACTGCAAATTGGGTTATTGATGGCGATCGCCCTCATGGCTTTCCAACAACCCAAACAAGCACTACAATTATTAGCGATTAACGCTGTGGCGATCGCCTTTTTAAGTGCCAGTCAAGACATTGCTGCTGATGCCTACCGCACCGACGTTCTCGAAGAATTAGAATTGGGAGCCGGTGCTGCTGTTTTTGTCTTAGGTTATCGCATCGCACTTTTATTCACAGGATCTTTAGCATTAATCCTCGCCGATATTTTACCTTGGTCATCAGTTTATCTATTAATGTCCTTGGGCATGGGGATTGGGATTATTGCCACCTTATTTGCCCCAGAACCCCAAGAAACTAGTCCACCAGAATCTTTAGCGGCGGCAGTAATTTTACCCTTTGGGGAATTTTTTCAGCGCCAGGGTGTAGTCCAAGGCATTTTAGTCCTGCTGTTTATCGTCCTGTATAAACTGGGCGATTCCTTTGTCAACAATATGTCTACACCCTTTTTGTTGCAAACTGGATTCACCCAAACCGATATCGGGGCAATTCAAGGCGGTATGGGGCTAATTGCTACCATTGTTGGCACGCTCTCAGGGGGCGTAATTTTGAGTAAAATTGGTCTAAATCGCTCACTTTGGCTATTTGGTGCTTTGCAAGCCGTCAGTAATTTAGCTTATTATGTTCTTGCCAACTTAGGTCAAAACTACCAAGCTCTAGTACTAACAATCAATATCGAAAACTTTTGTGGTGGGTTGGGAACAGCAGCCTTTGTGGCTTTTTTGATGAATATGTGTAACCAGCGCTTTTCTGCCACCCAATATGCTTTATTATCCAGTTTTATGGCTGTAAGTCGTGATATTCTAGTCGCGCCAGCTGGCAGTTTAGCAAAAAGCACAGGTTGGCCATTATTTTTCATTATTAGTATGGTTGCCGCTATTCCAGGACTACTCCTGTTACCATTCTTTGCCCCTTGGAACCCTAAACCAGTGGCAATATCCAGACCAGGACTTGAGGAAGACGACGAGGATTTATGGGGAACCAAGTAG